Proteins encoded together in one Olsenella timonensis window:
- a CDS encoding glycogen/starch/alpha-glucan phosphorylase, with protein sequence MTDNTTIFENEQDFVEQYRESCLTRYGTPFEELADHDRFYALAELIANKGRAIFPESHPKGAKKVYYFSLEFLLGPLLDNYLINFGIRDMVAEGVKSMGSDLETLCRQEVDPGLGNGGLGRLAACFLDSMAHEGMAGYGNGMRYRYGLFRQYIEGGRQVERTDNWLAGGFPWETRKDGSAVLVRFGGQVVRHEEGGKFWFTQEGGEIVRAVPYDVPIIGYGGKVVNKLRLWSAEPYTEDFDLDAFNAGDYARANKFRSDVEAISTILYPNDAGEHGRMLRLKQEYLFVSAGLQTILRTYEREFGPDWEHLGEHVCIHTNDTHPAMCGPELMRLLVDEKGVDFDLAYRVAKETISFTNHTVMPEALEKWPINTFRNLLPRLYMFIDEVDRRYRDNLATHLSPNDGNWTDVLQKTAILWDGQVRMANLSIIFSHSINGVSALHTQILKDSVFHEFYELMPHRFNNKTNGVTHRRFLAEANPSYARLITEAIGDGWMDDAMELEKLVPYEQDASFLDGMELAKKADKERLAAYVRETSGVELDTNMVFDVQVKRFHAYKRQLLNVFKVLDVYNRILTDPGYDPRPTAFIFSGKAAQSYTFAKEVIRLINSVADVINNDERVSGKIKVAFVPNFAVSNAQLIYSAAEISEQISVAGAEASGTSNMKLMMNAAITLGTLDGANIEISELVGPENIKIFGLRANEVEELRASGRYYAWDMYNADRDRLGRIVDMLTDGSLARLSGNFDSIHDYLMVDNDPDLVLRDFHSYVQAFDELTGAYADRRAWNRSALHNTAKAGYFSSDRTIREYMADIWHI encoded by the coding sequence TTGACTGACAACACCACGATCTTCGAGAACGAGCAGGACTTCGTCGAGCAGTACCGCGAGTCCTGCCTGACCCGCTACGGCACCCCCTTCGAGGAGCTCGCCGACCACGACCGCTTCTACGCGCTGGCCGAGCTCATCGCCAACAAGGGCCGCGCGATCTTCCCCGAGTCCCACCCCAAGGGCGCCAAGAAGGTCTACTACTTCTCCCTCGAGTTCCTTCTCGGCCCCCTGCTCGACAACTACCTGATCAACTTCGGCATTCGTGACATGGTCGCCGAGGGCGTCAAGTCCATGGGCTCCGACCTCGAGACCCTCTGCCGCCAGGAGGTCGACCCGGGCCTGGGCAACGGCGGCCTGGGGCGCCTCGCCGCATGCTTCCTCGACTCCATGGCCCACGAGGGCATGGCCGGCTACGGCAACGGCATGCGCTACCGCTACGGCCTCTTCCGCCAGTACATCGAGGGCGGCCGTCAGGTCGAGCGCACCGACAACTGGCTCGCGGGCGGGTTCCCCTGGGAGACCCGCAAGGACGGCAGCGCCGTGCTCGTGCGCTTCGGCGGGCAGGTCGTCCGCCACGAGGAGGGCGGCAAGTTCTGGTTCACGCAGGAGGGCGGAGAGATCGTCCGCGCCGTCCCCTATGACGTGCCCATCATCGGCTACGGCGGCAAGGTCGTGAACAAGCTCCGCCTGTGGTCGGCGGAGCCCTACACCGAGGACTTCGACCTCGACGCCTTCAACGCCGGCGACTACGCCCGCGCCAACAAGTTCCGCTCCGACGTCGAGGCCATCTCCACGATCCTCTACCCCAACGACGCCGGCGAGCACGGCAGGATGCTGCGCCTCAAGCAGGAGTACCTGTTCGTCTCGGCCGGCCTGCAGACGATCCTGCGCACCTACGAGCGCGAGTTCGGGCCCGACTGGGAGCACCTCGGCGAGCACGTCTGCATCCACACCAACGACACCCACCCCGCCATGTGCGGCCCCGAGCTCATGCGCCTGCTCGTTGACGAGAAGGGCGTGGACTTCGACCTCGCCTACCGGGTCGCCAAGGAGACCATCTCCTTCACCAACCACACGGTCATGCCCGAGGCGCTCGAGAAGTGGCCGATCAACACCTTCCGCAACCTGCTGCCGCGCCTCTACATGTTCATCGACGAGGTGGACCGCCGCTACCGCGACAACCTTGCCACGCACCTCTCGCCCAACGACGGCAACTGGACCGACGTCCTGCAGAAGACGGCCATCCTCTGGGACGGCCAGGTCCGCATGGCGAACCTCTCGATCATCTTCTCGCACTCGATCAACGGCGTCTCGGCCCTGCACACGCAGATCCTCAAGGACTCCGTGTTCCACGAGTTCTACGAGCTGATGCCGCATCGCTTCAACAACAAGACCAACGGCGTCACGCACCGGCGCTTCCTCGCCGAGGCCAACCCAAGCTACGCCAGGCTCATCACCGAGGCCATCGGCGACGGCTGGATGGACGACGCCATGGAGCTCGAGAAGCTCGTCCCCTACGAGCAGGACGCGAGCTTCCTCGACGGCATGGAGCTCGCCAAGAAGGCCGACAAGGAGCGCCTCGCCGCCTACGTGCGCGAGACCTCGGGCGTCGAGCTCGACACCAACATGGTCTTCGACGTGCAGGTCAAGCGCTTCCACGCCTACAAGCGCCAGCTGCTCAACGTCTTCAAGGTGCTCGACGTCTACAACCGCATCCTCACCGACCCGGGCTACGACCCGCGCCCGACCGCCTTCATCTTCTCCGGCAAGGCCGCCCAGAGCTACACCTTCGCCAAGGAGGTCATCCGCCTCATCAACTCCGTGGCGGACGTCATCAACAACGACGAGCGCGTGAGCGGCAAGATCAAGGTCGCCTTCGTGCCCAACTTCGCGGTCTCCAACGCGCAGCTCATCTACTCCGCGGCAGAGATCTCCGAGCAGATCAGCGTGGCCGGCGCTGAGGCCTCCGGCACCTCCAACATGAAGCTCATGATGAACGCCGCCATCACCCTCGGCACGCTCGACGGCGCCAACATAGAGATCTCCGAGCTCGTGGGCCCCGAGAACATCAAGATCTTCGGCCTGCGCGCGAACGAGGTCGAGGAGCTGCGCGCCTCGGGCCGCTACTACGCCTGGGACATGTACAACGCCGACCGGGACCGCCTCGGCCGCATCGTGGACATGCTCACCGACGGCTCGCTCGCGCGCCTGTCGGGCAACTTCGACAGCATCCACGACTACCTCATGGTGGACAACGACCCCGACCTCGTGCTGCGCGACTTCCACTCCTACGTCCAGGCCTTCGACGAGCTCACCGGAGCCTACGCCGACCGCCGCGCGTGGAACAGGTCGGCGCTCCACAATACCGCCAAGGCCGGATACTTCTCCTCAGACCGAACGATTCGTGAGTACATGGCTGACATCTGGCACATTTAG
- a CDS encoding glucose-1-phosphate adenylyltransferase, producing MSKKECIAMLLAGGQGSRLGALTSNVAKPAVSFGGKFRIIDFALSNCANSGINTVGVLTQYRPYLLHSYIGTGEAWNLDERGGGVAILPPFATQTGGAWYEGTADAVTQNLGYIETNDPEYVLILSGDQLYRMDYADMLATHKANNADLTIAVMPVPWEEASRFGILTADPDGRITKFSEKPKKPDSNLASMGIYIFNADLLVSTLREDANDQNSSHDFGGDIIPKLLADGKRLFTYKFEGFWRDVGTISSYHETSMDLLGPNPAFDIFSTDFPIMSNASTRPPAFVGKDGTIDDALVANGCQVYGTVRHSILSTDAYVGERATVIDSVLLPGAVVKDGANVVRAILGENSVVEENVSVGSVDQTKDTAVIGNDVVVGKGEN from the coding sequence ATGAGCAAGAAAGAGTGCATCGCAATGCTCCTCGCCGGAGGGCAGGGAAGTCGTCTCGGTGCGCTGACGAGTAACGTGGCAAAGCCCGCCGTCTCGTTCGGCGGCAAGTTCCGCATCATCGACTTCGCCCTGTCGAACTGCGCGAACTCGGGCATCAACACCGTCGGCGTCCTCACGCAGTACCGTCCGTACCTGCTGCACAGCTACATCGGCACCGGTGAGGCCTGGAACCTCGACGAGCGCGGGGGCGGCGTCGCCATCCTGCCGCCGTTTGCCACGCAGACCGGCGGCGCCTGGTACGAGGGCACCGCGGACGCCGTGACGCAGAACCTCGGCTACATCGAGACCAACGACCCCGAGTACGTGCTCATCCTCTCCGGCGACCAGCTCTATCGCATGGACTACGCCGACATGCTCGCCACCCACAAGGCCAACAACGCCGACCTCACGATCGCCGTCATGCCGGTGCCGTGGGAGGAGGCGTCGCGCTTTGGCATCCTGACCGCCGACCCCGACGGCCGCATCACGAAGTTCTCCGAGAAGCCCAAGAAGCCCGACAGCAACCTCGCCTCCATGGGCATCTACATCTTCAACGCCGACCTTCTCGTCAGCACGCTCAGGGAGGACGCCAACGACCAGAACTCCTCCCACGACTTTGGCGGCGACATCATCCCCAAGCTGCTGGCGGACGGCAAGCGCCTGTTCACCTACAAGTTCGAGGGCTTCTGGCGCGACGTCGGCACCATCTCGAGCTACCACGAGACGAGCATGGACCTGCTCGGGCCCAACCCCGCCTTCGACATCTTCAGCACCGACTTCCCGATCATGAGCAACGCCTCCACCCGTCCGCCCGCGTTCGTGGGCAAGGACGGCACGATCGACGACGCCCTCGTCGCCAACGGCTGCCAGGTCTACGGCACCGTCAGGCACTCGATCCTCTCGACCGACGCCTACGTCGGCGAGCGTGCCACGGTCATCGACTCGGTCCTTCTGCCGGGCGCGGTGGTCAAGGACGGCGCCAACGTCGTGCGCGCCATCCTCGGCGAGAACTCCGTGGTCGAGGAAAACGTGAGCGTCGGCAGCGTCGACCAGACGAAGGATACCGCCGTCATCGGCAACGACGTTGTCGTCGGAAAGGGGGAGAACTAG
- the glgD gene encoding glucose-1-phosphate adenylyltransferase subunit GlgD: MEKVIGLITCNYSAKESSALTESRPVASLPYFGRYRLVDFALSNLVNCGIRTVGMVMPYNYRSIIDHVGSGKDWDLDRKNGGLFILPGSAFGTSRTGARFLLRDLIHNKAYFTRSSADAVICSTANFVYNIDLDEVYAAHKESGADITVLTKTASEKDADVTAFDVIDGRVQGVRQGVNFGDTMFLDCFVINRQLLLDMFDWYAPTDYLDVFEAMTGDFGRVDVRTYDFGGYVAPIFNKRTYFRANMDLLDPRITEELFPADRSIKTKTHDTPPAKFEVGSRVLNSAASSGDRIYGSVSDSILGRNVIIEAGATVRNSIVMQGCVVKSGARVENAIVDRGNVVPAGTELRGTPEDVLITEKAHE; encoded by the coding sequence ATGGAGAAGGTCATCGGCCTTATCACCTGCAACTACTCCGCCAAGGAGTCCAGCGCGCTCACCGAGAGCCGCCCCGTGGCGTCGCTGCCGTACTTCGGCCGCTACCGCCTCGTCGACTTTGCCCTGTCCAACCTCGTGAACTGCGGGATCCGCACGGTGGGCATGGTCATGCCGTACAACTACCGCTCGATCATCGACCACGTGGGCTCCGGCAAGGACTGGGACCTCGACCGCAAGAACGGCGGCCTGTTCATCCTGCCCGGCTCCGCCTTCGGCACCTCGCGCACCGGCGCCCGCTTCCTGCTGCGCGACCTCATCCACAACAAGGCCTACTTCACGCGCAGCAGCGCCGACGCCGTGATCTGCTCGACGGCCAACTTCGTCTACAACATCGACCTCGACGAGGTCTACGCCGCCCACAAGGAGTCCGGCGCCGACATCACGGTCCTCACCAAGACCGCGTCCGAGAAGGACGCCGACGTCACGGCGTTCGACGTCATCGACGGTCGCGTCCAGGGCGTGCGCCAGGGCGTCAACTTCGGCGACACGATGTTCCTCGACTGCTTCGTCATCAACCGCCAGCTGCTGCTCGACATGTTCGACTGGTACGCCCCGACGGACTACCTCGACGTCTTCGAGGCCATGACGGGCGACTTCGGCCGCGTCGACGTGCGCACCTACGACTTCGGCGGCTACGTCGCCCCGATCTTCAACAAGCGCACCTACTTCCGCGCCAACATGGACCTGCTCGACCCGCGCATCACCGAGGAGCTCTTCCCGGCCGACCGCTCGATCAAGACCAAGACCCACGACACGCCGCCGGCGAAGTTCGAGGTCGGCTCGCGCGTGCTCAACTCCGCGGCCTCCTCGGGCGACCGGATCTACGGCAGCGTGAGCGACTCCATCCTGGGCCGCAACGTCATCATCGAGGCCGGTGCCACGGTGCGCAACTCCATCGTGATGCAGGGCTGCGTCGTCAAGAGCGGCGCCCGCGTCGAGAACGCCATCGTCGACCGCGGCAACGTGGTGCCCGCCGGCACCGAGCTGCGCGGCACCCCCGAGGACGTCCTCATCACCGAGAAGGCCCACGAGTAG
- the glgA gene encoding glycogen synthase GlgA yields MATTAKRRKLRVLFASSEAVPFAKTGGLGDVAGSLPRALKHAGARVAVILPKYASIPQEYRDQMKHVADFYVPLAWRNEYCGIEKLTLQDLDFYFVDNEAYFKRDGLYGYFDDGERFAFFSKAICEAIAKVPELECDVLHCNDWQTALCCVFLREFYQQVPQCAGVKTVFTVHNVKFQGQYSDKVLEEVLGLAHIPAARDQLYCDRDSINYMKGALCYADFLTTVSPSYAYELQMPFYGEGRDDIFRRRASVLRGILNGIDQTIWDPATDPMIPANYAAKDMENKAECKRALQEELGLAQDPTRPLVVSIGRLTDQKGLGLVRYAMEHLMQRGVQVAILGTGDKDHEDAFRYFDAKYGDQMCARIAFDNALSHRMYAGGDILLMPSEFEPCGLSQMIAMRYGTLPVVRETGGLRDSVTPYNKYTGEGTGFSFANMNADEMADTLLGACEIFWTDPEAWHKLQLQAMDTDFSWRRAANDYMDIYHELHPEIIRYNKRRD; encoded by the coding sequence ATGGCAACAACAGCCAAGCGCAGGAAGCTGAGGGTGCTCTTCGCGTCCTCCGAGGCCGTTCCGTTCGCCAAGACCGGCGGCCTGGGCGACGTGGCGGGGTCGCTTCCGCGCGCCCTCAAGCACGCGGGCGCCCGCGTGGCCGTGATCCTGCCCAAGTACGCGAGCATCCCTCAGGAGTACCGCGACCAGATGAAGCACGTGGCCGACTTCTACGTGCCCCTCGCCTGGCGCAACGAGTACTGCGGCATCGAGAAGCTCACGCTCCAGGACCTCGACTTCTACTTCGTGGACAACGAGGCCTACTTCAAGCGCGACGGCCTCTACGGCTACTTCGACGACGGCGAGCGCTTCGCGTTCTTCTCCAAGGCCATCTGCGAGGCCATCGCCAAGGTCCCGGAGCTCGAGTGCGACGTCCTGCACTGCAACGACTGGCAGACGGCCCTGTGCTGCGTCTTCCTGCGGGAGTTCTACCAGCAGGTCCCGCAGTGCGCGGGCGTCAAGACGGTCTTCACCGTCCACAACGTCAAGTTCCAGGGCCAGTACAGCGACAAGGTCCTCGAGGAGGTGCTGGGCCTCGCCCACATCCCCGCCGCGCGCGACCAGCTCTACTGCGACCGCGACTCCATCAACTACATGAAGGGCGCGCTCTGCTACGCGGACTTCCTCACCACGGTGAGCCCGAGCTATGCGTACGAGCTGCAGATGCCCTTCTACGGCGAGGGTCGCGACGACATTTTCCGCCGGCGCGCGAGCGTGCTGCGCGGCATCCTGAACGGCATCGACCAGACCATCTGGGACCCCGCGACCGACCCCATGATCCCGGCCAACTACGCCGCCAAGGACATGGAGAACAAGGCGGAGTGCAAGCGCGCGCTGCAGGAGGAGCTGGGCCTTGCGCAGGACCCCACGCGCCCGCTCGTCGTCTCCATCGGCCGCCTGACCGACCAGAAGGGCCTCGGGCTCGTGCGCTACGCGATGGAGCACCTCATGCAGCGTGGCGTCCAGGTCGCGATCCTGGGCACGGGCGACAAGGACCACGAGGACGCGTTCCGCTACTTCGACGCCAAGTACGGCGACCAGATGTGCGCGCGCATCGCCTTTGACAACGCGCTCTCGCATCGCATGTACGCCGGCGGCGACATCCTGCTCATGCCGTCGGAGTTCGAGCCGTGCGGCCTATCCCAGATGATCGCCATGCGCTACGGCACCCTGCCCGTGGTGCGCGAGACCGGCGGCCTGCGCGACTCGGTCACGCCGTACAACAAGTACACCGGCGAGGGCACGGGCTTCTCGTTCGCCAACATGAACGCCGACGAGATGGCCGACACCCTGCTCGGCGCCTGCGAGATCTTCTGGACCGACCCCGAGGCCTGGCACAAGCTCCAGCTCCAGGCCATGGACACCGACTTCAGCTGGCGTCGCGCCGCGAACGACTACATGGACATCTACCATGAGCTCCACCCGGAGATCATCAGGTACAACAAGAGGAGAGACTAG
- a CDS encoding 4-alpha-glucanotransferase has translation MRARHVTSEREYRSPFGAVQLGGTVSLSIDVWEDDVTFCTLRVWTDAHGEELIEMRGAEHAGGLRFTAAYRPAETGVVWYSFDIEASDGAVWRYGAREGWVTGEGAFAYGDPPSFQITVFSPRAHQPRWYREGIVYQIFPDRFARGEDWRERAADTLAIQRKGGPAREVLEDWDTPPTYRREGDGSVACWDFYGGTLEGIRERLDYLEDLGVTAIYLNPVFEAASNHRYDTADYLRIDPLLGDEQSFRALCVDAEEHGISIILDGVFNHVGADSRYFNRFGTYAEPGAWQGERSRYRSWFTFNDDGTYAGWWGDQNLPSVRSDCEDFHELVCGRAGVIRHWLRQGARGWRLDVADELTDEFIAQIKHALLVEKPDGVLIGEVWEDASHKTAYGKLRHYFQGAELDATMNYPVRTALLAYVRGEMGASELAARLEELRENYPRDNFYSALNLLGSHDRERLFTVLGGAPDPDSIPEGERATWRLSDDQVGLAKSRLWVVALLQMTLPGVPCVYYGDERGVEGFRDPYNRASFPWDGGRRDCTDIYRNAIAVRKMLPDLLVNGEFEPFSSGEDVFGFWRRGEDERVCVLVNASLSDAHTVKVPVGDKQVADVVSGVTPRVSHGQAEVFLWPLGTAVLHFHRERRLQEPLERGMGVLCHITSVPNGGWPGTLGAPARRFVDWLAAAGQKYWQVLPVNPTDRFGSPYAGLGAFAGNLGLLELPAPAALARLERIGNDPDYLRFCDENDYWLTPYATFRACKELLGEKPWQEWPEPYRTYSPRLAADPRLRHAIEAHRRLQFEFQREWDDLLDYAHARGVKIIGDMPMFVSADSADVWSEPDIFDLDERGYARREAGAPGDAFAPDGQNWGNPVFRWDILREQNYGWWLRRFSRMLALYDVVRLDHFIGFMSYFGIPAGRTAREGSYAFGPGAELFRAAERQFGPLPFIAEDLGAITPAVRALVAATGFPGMDVAQFSDDDVREGYMPRPETVAYTGTHDNQTLVGFCEGRYGLGREEAVEAADGILRRVLASDADVAIVPLQDVLGLGDEARMNVPGVADGNWSWRASGEAVAAAAARLADLAEESGRILG, from the coding sequence TTGAGAGCACGTCACGTCACCTCGGAGCGTGAGTACCGGTCCCCATTCGGTGCCGTCCAGCTGGGCGGCACCGTTTCGCTGAGCATAGACGTGTGGGAGGACGACGTCACGTTCTGCACCCTGCGCGTGTGGACCGACGCCCACGGCGAGGAGCTTATCGAGATGCGCGGGGCCGAGCACGCCGGCGGCCTGCGCTTCACCGCCGCGTACCGGCCCGCCGAGACGGGCGTGGTCTGGTACAGCTTCGACATCGAGGCGAGCGACGGCGCGGTGTGGCGCTACGGCGCCCGCGAGGGCTGGGTCACCGGGGAGGGCGCCTTCGCCTACGGCGACCCCCCGTCGTTCCAGATCACGGTCTTCTCGCCCCGGGCGCACCAGCCCAGGTGGTACCGCGAGGGCATCGTCTATCAGATCTTCCCGGACCGCTTCGCGCGCGGGGAGGACTGGCGCGAGCGCGCCGCCGACACCCTTGCGATTCAGCGCAAGGGAGGCCCCGCGCGCGAGGTGCTCGAGGACTGGGACACCCCGCCCACCTACCGGCGCGAGGGCGACGGCAGCGTGGCGTGCTGGGACTTCTACGGCGGCACGCTCGAGGGCATCCGCGAGCGGCTCGACTACCTCGAGGACCTCGGCGTGACCGCGATCTACCTCAACCCCGTGTTCGAGGCGGCGAGCAACCACCGCTACGACACGGCCGACTACCTCAGGATCGACCCGCTCCTCGGCGACGAGCAGAGCTTCCGCGCGCTGTGCGTCGACGCCGAGGAGCACGGCATATCGATCATCCTGGACGGCGTCTTCAATCACGTGGGTGCCGACTCGCGCTACTTCAACCGCTTTGGCACCTATGCCGAGCCGGGCGCGTGGCAGGGCGAGCGCTCGCGCTATCGCTCCTGGTTCACCTTCAACGACGACGGCACCTATGCCGGCTGGTGGGGGGACCAGAACCTCCCGTCCGTCCGCTCGGACTGCGAGGACTTCCACGAGCTCGTGTGCGGGCGCGCCGGTGTCATCCGCCACTGGCTGCGCCAGGGCGCGCGCGGCTGGCGGCTCGACGTCGCCGACGAGCTGACCGACGAGTTCATCGCGCAGATCAAGCACGCGCTCCTCGTCGAGAAGCCCGACGGCGTGCTGATCGGCGAAGTCTGGGAGGACGCCTCGCACAAGACGGCCTACGGGAAGCTGCGCCACTACTTCCAGGGAGCCGAGCTCGACGCCACGATGAACTACCCCGTGCGCACCGCGCTGCTCGCCTACGTCCGCGGCGAGATGGGCGCGAGCGAGCTGGCGGCGCGTCTCGAGGAGCTGCGCGAGAACTACCCGCGCGACAACTTCTACTCCGCCCTCAACCTGCTGGGGAGCCACGACCGCGAGCGCCTGTTCACGGTGCTGGGCGGGGCGCCCGACCCCGACTCGATCCCGGAGGGCGAGCGCGCGACCTGGCGCCTCTCGGACGACCAGGTCGGCCTCGCGAAGTCGCGCCTGTGGGTCGTGGCGCTGCTGCAGATGACGCTGCCCGGCGTGCCGTGCGTCTACTACGGCGACGAGCGCGGCGTCGAGGGCTTCCGCGACCCGTACAACCGCGCGAGCTTCCCGTGGGACGGCGGCAGGCGCGACTGCACCGACATCTACCGCAACGCGATCGCGGTGCGCAAGATGCTGCCCGACCTGCTGGTCAACGGCGAGTTCGAGCCCTTCTCGTCCGGCGAGGACGTCTTTGGCTTCTGGCGCCGCGGCGAGGACGAGCGCGTGTGCGTGCTCGTCAACGCCAGCCTCTCCGACGCGCACACCGTCAAGGTGCCCGTTGGGGACAAGCAGGTCGCGGACGTCGTCTCGGGCGTCACGCCGCGCGTGAGCCACGGCCAGGCGGAGGTCTTCCTCTGGCCGCTCGGCACCGCGGTTCTGCACTTCCATCGCGAGCGCCGCCTCCAGGAGCCGCTCGAGCGCGGCATGGGCGTGCTCTGTCACATAACCTCCGTGCCCAACGGCGGCTGGCCCGGCACGCTCGGCGCCCCGGCGCGCCGCTTCGTGGACTGGCTCGCCGCGGCGGGCCAGAAGTACTGGCAGGTCCTGCCCGTCAACCCCACGGACCGCTTTGGGTCCCCGTACGCCGGCCTCGGCGCGTTCGCGGGCAACCTCGGCCTTCTCGAGCTCCCCGCCCCGGCGGCGCTCGCGCGTCTCGAGCGCATCGGCAACGATCCCGACTACCTGCGCTTCTGTGACGAGAACGACTACTGGCTCACGCCCTACGCGACCTTCCGCGCCTGCAAGGAGCTCCTGGGCGAGAAGCCCTGGCAGGAGTGGCCGGAGCCCTATCGCACCTACTCGCCGCGCCTGGCGGCGGACCCCAGGCTGCGCCACGCGATCGAGGCGCACCGCCGCCTGCAGTTCGAGTTCCAGCGCGAGTGGGACGACCTGCTCGACTACGCGCACGCGCGCGGGGTCAAGATCATCGGCGACATGCCGATGTTCGTCTCGGCCGACTCCGCCGACGTCTGGAGCGAGCCGGACATCTTCGACCTCGACGAGCGGGGCTACGCGCGCCGCGAGGCCGGCGCCCCCGGCGACGCCTTCGCGCCCGATGGGCAGAACTGGGGCAACCCCGTCTTCCGCTGGGACATCCTGCGCGAGCAGAACTACGGCTGGTGGCTGCGCCGCTTCAGCCGGATGCTTGCCCTCTACGACGTGGTCCGGCTCGACCACTTCATCGGCTTCATGTCCTACTTCGGCATCCCGGCGGGCAGGACGGCGCGCGAGGGCTCGTATGCCTTCGGACCGGGCGCGGAGCTCTTCCGCGCGGCCGAGCGCCAGTTTGGCCCGCTGCCCTTCATCGCCGAGGACCTCGGCGCCATCACGCCGGCGGTTCGCGCGCTCGTGGCGGCTACGGGCTTCCCGGGCATGGACGTGGCGCAGTTCTCCGACGACGACGTGCGGGAGGGCTACATGCCGCGCCCCGAGACCGTGGCCTACACGGGGACGCACGACAACCAGACGCTGGTGGGGTTCTGCGAGGGTCGCTACGGCCTCGGGCGCGAGGAGGCGGTCGAGGCCGCCGACGGCATCCTGCGCCGCGTGCTGGCGAGCGACGCCGACGTGGCGATCGTGCCGCTGCAGGACGTGCTCGGCCTCGGGGACGAGGCGCGCATGAACGTGCCCGGCGTCGCGGACGGCAACTGGAGCTGGCGCGCGAGCGGCGAGGCCGTTGCCGCGGCGGCCGCCCGCCTTGCCGACCTCGCCGAGGAGAGCGGGCGGATCCTGGGGTAG